Genomic DNA from Schistocerca gregaria isolate iqSchGreg1 chromosome 4, iqSchGreg1.2, whole genome shotgun sequence:
CATTTCATGCTTCTATTCCGAAGCACAGCTCGGTTTCTTGTTCGGTTTAGTCGAGTGTATCGCTGACGTTTGTGGCAGTCTCCTAGACTGTTCTGATAGTTTGCCTCACGTGAAACATACCACATTTGCATGGAATGCCATAAGTGCCCGGCTTTCGGAGATATCGATCGTCTTAATCTTAGTTGACGGGAGCGAAATATTCTGGATTCCGTTAGAATATACCCATCTTTTCCAATATTGGGTCAAAGTAATTTAGGTTTTCTTGGCTTCTATTACTTTGTCTCAGTTTATTTCTCAGGATTTCATTATTTTGACGGCAACGTCCTTTCAATTTTTCAATCTGACCACAATTCCTTCGGAACAAAATCGGTAGGCGTTTTAATTCTTCGGCGAGGCCCTCTGAAAGTATTCGCATTCTATTCATCAGAGTATTTTGAACTGAAATTCTTTGTGCCGTATGGTGGTGCCAATATGCACGGGCACAGAGGCTAGTGTGCGTAAGTTTTCTACACATACTGTGACCCAAGAGAAACATTTATTCTTCTGTAAGTTATAGAGCGCAACAATCAGACGTCCTTTCTTTATTgcgggttttatttggcaaatccagatatcggctagtgcctagccattatcagtgcactactTTCTAGCCTCGGTACATGTCAgttcccgaacaacagggaactgagaTGTaccgagactagaaaatagtgcattcatagtggctaggcactagccgatatctgtattttccaaataaaacctgcaaaaacaaAACTCGACTGACTGCTGAGCTCTATAATTTTTAAATCAtgtcacagtcgctgagtgcacctactTTTTGTAATGGTAGGTAACATGATTCGGTCTACTCGTAAATGACAAGTATGTGAATAGCAGCTGGCCCTGCCATTTCCTAGTTCCGGCTTGAATTTTATATTGAGATGCATACAGTTAGAATCTTCCAGGAGTTCTTCAGGTTTTTCCGCTCCATTTGGCCTCATCGCAAACATATCGTCCACCTAACGATCGAAAAACGTTCCTTTCAACTTGGTGGGTACAGTGCCTTTGCTTCAAAGTGTTCTTAGACGACGTGGCAGGGCAGTGCAGCGCTGCATTGTTTGCGGCTGAGGGTCGTTTGggtacaaatttatttttaaattctttttaagtATAATCAACAAATCCCCGGATCCGACTCTAACTTGGAACGCCCGAACGCCGATGTCCTTCGAGAGAGCCAGATGCCAGATTTGGGAAGTTGATCCACCTGAGCTATCGCGGTGCTGCTGGCGACAATAGCATGGACCCCTCAATTGCCGAGAGTGAGAGACCAATTGCAAACGTAAGCACTCTTACTCTGAAACAGATCTCAATAACGACAAGATCTCACTTCAGCCAACAACGCCATTCTCCCCCTGCACAGGCCATGAATgctcaaaggtaccgactggccgccgtgtcatcctcagcccacaggcgtcgcaggatgcggatatggaggggcatgtggtcagcacaccgctctcccgaccgtatgtcagtttcccacaccggagccgctacttctcgatcaagtagctcctcagtttgcctcacaagggctgagtgcacccgcttgccaacagcgctcggcagaccggatggtcatccatccaactgctagcccagcccgacagcgcttaacttcggtgaactgacggcaacccgtgttaccactgcggcaaggccgttggctcaacAACACAACTGACCAAACAAATTTAAAACCACGCAAAATATTCAGTCGACTAATGTACTAGACCATGATGGAATAATCATTACATAGCGATTACAATATTTCTGGCGTCAGTAAATACTAAATATGGCGGCAACACGCACTACGACCAAGAAACAACATTCACAACAAAGGATAAGAGACAACATTCACAACAAAGGAATTACTTACTtaacacacactgaagagccaaacgaaactggtatacctgcctaatatcgtgtagggcccctgcgagcacgcagatgagacgcaacacgacatggcatgatctcttctgaatagtacgttgcaaggcattccagatatgctcaataatcttcatgtcaggGGATTTTGGCGACTAGTGGaactgtttaatctcagaagagtgttcttggagccattccGTaggaattctgggcgtgtggggtgtcgaattgtcctgttggaatgttcaatggacatgaatgactgcaggtgatcatacaggaagcttacgtacgtttTACCTGTCAGAGTTGAATCTACACGCATCGGGGGTCTCACATCACTCCAGCTCCACACGCCCCACTCGATTGCAGaagcttcaccagcttgaacagtttcatgctggcatgcagggtccatgggtgcatgagattgtctccatactcatacacctccatccgcttgatacaatttgaaacgagactcgtccgaccaggtaacatgtttcctccagtcaccaacagtccaatgtcggtgttgacgggcacaggcgaggcgtaaagctgtgtgtcgtgcagtcatccagggtacacgagtgggccttcggccgcGAAAGACTATACTgacgatgtttcgtcgaatggttcgcacgctgacacttgttcatggcccatcattgaaatctgcagcaatttgcggaagggctacacTTGTGTCAcgccgaacgattctcttcagtcgtcgttggtcccgttcttgcaggatctttttccggctgcagcgacgtcggagatttgatgttttaccggagtcctgatattcgggttacacttgtgaaatggtcgtacgggaaaatcccaactccaTCGCTCCCTCGGAAATGCTgaaatgctgtgtcccgtcgcccgtgcgccgactataacaccacgttcaaactcacttgactgttgataacctgccaatgttgcagcgataaccgatctaacaactgctccaggcacttgttgtcgtatacaggcgttgccgacaacagcgccgtattctgcctgtttatttatctctgtatttgaatacacattctttggcgcttcagtttattttGGCATGTGTCCAGTCAGTAATGGAAGATACTGGACGTCAGTATCAGCAGTAGCAAGCTCTCTCTAAGCTAAAAGCAGAGCTGTTTAAGCTAGCGTTGTCACTCTTTCTTAACTTTAATAAGCTTATTTTGAACAATCGATGGGATGCCTCGGCTTCAGAACCTGAATTTTTGGATGAGGTAAGGGGACAACATATGGAACGAACAGTTGATTTTCTTGTGAGAGAGCTGAAAGTTTGTTCCCAGAAGGAAGCTAATGAGAGGATATTTTTGTGTTCGCTAAAGAGGTCTTACTAGCAAGGCTGATGGAACAGAAGGGACAACCTGCTCATGTTGGTGCTCTGGCAGAAGGATTTCCTACGCGATACTTAGAATTTCagaattttgaacgaaagtttgaaGAATGCATTTCTAAAAGTGCAGTGAAAACAAAATTTGCACagcactcccaaagaggaaagcttATTGCTTCAGAGATACACACAGTAATTGATGGCGTCTACGAGCGTGCTGAGCAGTTGAAATCTGAAAAAGCTCTGGCAAAAAAGGAACTTTGCGACAGGCTTAACTACACGGAACAGCAGCTGCGAATGATTACtcaggaaatgaaggaaaaaatataCCAGATGGTTGAAGATGTAGAGCAAATGGTCTCAAAAGCACTCAGTGAGGAAATTCGTCGTTTGTCTGTCCTTGTGGATGAGTTCACCTTACCATTTCATCCAGAACAATTGGTTCTCAATGTGTACAACAAAGAACTGCACGCTCATGTGGAAAATGGACTAAGTAACAATCTTCGTGCACGGCTTTCTACAGCACTGGCCATGAACATTGAGAACAGTCAACGAGAAATGACAGAAAGAATGTCATCGCTCCTTCCTCCAGAGAAAAAACAAGTATCATTAAGTGTCCTACCCCGTAGGAAACCTTTTGAGATACTGTATCGACTCAATTGTGATAACCTGTGTGCAGATTTTCATGAACATCTGGAATTTCGGTTTTCATGAGGCACTACAGcattgataaatacactcctggaaatggaaaaaagaacacattgacaccggtgtgtcagacccaccatacttgctcctgacactgcgagagggctgtacaagcaatgatcacacgcacgccacagcggacacaccaggaaccgcggtgtcggccgtcgaatggcgctagctgcgcagcatttgtgcaccgccgccgtcagtgtcagacaggttgaagtggcatacggagctccatcgtagtctttaacactggtagcatgccgcgacaacgtggacgtgaaccgtatgtgcagttgacggactttgagcgagggcgtatagtgggcatgcgggaggccgggtggacgtaccgccgaattgctcaacatgtggggcgtgaggtctccacagtacatcgatgttctcgccagtggtcggcggaaggtgcacgtgcccgtcgacctgggaccggaccgcagcgacgcacggatgcacgccaagaccgtaggatcctacgcagtgccgtaggggaccgcaccgccacttcccagcaaattagggacactgttgctcctggggtatcggcgaggaccattcacaaccgtctccatgaagctgggctacggtcccgcacaccgttaggccgtcttccgctcacgccccaacatcgtgcagcccgcctccagtggtgtcgcgacaggtgtgaatggagggacgaatggagacgtgtcgtcttcagcgatgagagtcgcttctgccttggtgccaatgatggtcgtatgcgtgtttggcgccgtgcacgtgagcgccacaatcaggactgcatacgaccgaggcacacagggccaacacccagcatcatggtgtggggagcgatctcctacactggccgtacacctctggtgatcgtcgaggggacactgaatagtgcacggtacatccaaaccgtcatcgaacccatcgttctaccgttcctggaccggcaagggaacttgctgttccaacaggacaatgcacgtccgcatgtatcccgtgccacccaacgtgctctagaaggtgtaagtcaactaccctggccagcaagatctccggatctgtcccccactgagcatgtttgggactggatgaagcgtcgtctcatgcggtctgcacgtccagcacgaacgctggtccaactgaggcgccaggtggaaatggcatggcaagccgttccgcaggactacatccagcatgtctacgatcgtctccatgggagaatagcagcctgcattgctccgaatggtggatatacactgtactagtgccgacattgtgcatgctctgttgcctgtgtctttgtgcctttggttctgtcagtgtgatcatgtgatgtatctgaccccaggaatgtgtcaataaagtttcccctacctgggacaatgaattcacggtgttcttatttcaatttccaggagtgtagattcactgCCAAACAAGGACATCGAATTGCATTACACAATTATGCTCACATGGTACCTCGTGACATTCTTTCTCCGTCAGAGACCTTGGATGTTGCACAGATAAAATTTACTACTAACCAACCAAGCGATGATTGGTCTATACCATCTAGGTTACTGATGTCATCCATTGGTTCACAAGACACTATGGGTGGGCTTCTGGTTGCTGGGTTTTTACTGAAGACTGTAGGCTGCCGACTTATACTGGTGATGGGAGCAGTGTATGGTTGCCTGTGCTTATATGAAAGATTGACATGGTCCAACAAAGCAAAAGAGCGTGCATTCAAAAGGCAGTATGTTGCACATGCTACAAAGAAACTCCGGCTTATTGTTGATTTGACTTCTGCCAACTGCAGTCACCAAGTACAACAGGAGCTTTCAAGCACATTTGCTCGTCTTTGTC
This window encodes:
- the LOC126267887 gene encoding LOW QUALITY PROTEIN: transmembrane GTPase Marf-like (The sequence of the model RefSeq protein was modified relative to this genomic sequence to represent the inferred CDS: inserted 1 base in 1 codon; substituted 1 base at 1 genomic stop codon); its protein translation is MQVMRAAYIPVRGTRGLPWRPLGPGSCVTCCPSFPFYSYCQPPGGVANGNASAARTAPGPSSDPGWGNSPATAAAPREEPLQPPPRVLSSGATSAGTCDVTLILNNRWDASASEPEFLDEVRGQHMERTVDFLVRELKVCSQKEANERIXFVFAKEVLLARLMEQKGQPAHVGALAEGFPTRYLEFQNFERKFEECISKSAVKTKFAQHSQRGKLIASEIHTVIDGVYERAEQLKSEKALAKKELCDRLNYTEQQLRMITQEMKEKIYQMVEDVEQMVSKALSEEIRRLSVLVDEFTLPFHPEQLVLNVYNKELHAHVENGLSNNLRARLSTALAMNIENSQREMTERMSSLLPPEKKQVSLSVLPRRKPFEILYRLNCDNLCADFHEHLEFRFSXGTTALINRFTAKQGHRIALHNYAHMVPRDILSPSETLDVAQIKFTTNQPSDDWSIPSRLLMSSIGSQDTMGGLLVAGFLLKTVGCRLILVMGAVYGCLCLYERLTWSNKAKERAFKRQYVAHATKKLRLIVDLTSANCSHQVQQELSSTFARLCHLVDEASTDMDEAIKSLEKELRTFEEAAAYAKSLRNKANYLAQELAMFEETYLQCDN